GCTTGAGATAAAGGCAGAATCTGGACATCTCTCAAGCCAGAACGTCTATTAGAATATAATGCGCTTTCATCCTCTTCCCAATCTTCATCTTCATCTTCATCTTCGTCATCATTAATATCCTCTAGATCTTCACCTAGCATTTCTTTGAGAATCATGATATTCATAGGATCATCTTCCTCATCCTCTTCTAATTCAACCCGATCGCTTTTAAGAATTAGACGTTGCGGAGTCATGCCGCTAGGCTTGTCGCTTTTTGGAATATCCTCAATATTAGACTTACTGCTTACTTTATGGTCTAAAACCAGTTTGGCTGGGGTAGGTTCTTCGACTGGTTGAGTTGACTCGATGACTGGTTGAGTTGACTCGATCTCCATCGCCTCTGAAGTAACAGTTTTTACTGCTGGTTCAGATAGAGAACGACGGCGACGGCGACGAGGTATTTTGGATTCCGCCTCTGACTGGCTAACCGTATTTATCTTTGGTTTCTCAGACGCAGTAACTTCCAACAAAGCATCGTCCTCGACTATCGCGGGTCGAGCTTTTTTCTGCTTAACTTTAGCTTGAGGCATAGTCTGGTTAACACTTTCGGCTTGTTGTAATGACTTTTCCCCTCTAGGAGTACGTGCCAAACGTTTTTGCTGGATTAAATCTTCATATTCCGTGGAGGATAATTTATTTTTGAGAAAGCGGCTGATCGTAGAACTACTGACCTCATAACTTTGTGCCAAAGTTGAAGTGGTTGCTTCAGAATTACGATATTGTTCAAGAATATCTTGCTTATCGTCTTCAGTTAGTTTTCTAGGACTCATGCTTTCTTAATCAAACTCGCGCTAGTGTTACTTTGCTGTTAATAACAATATCAATTGTGGCGATATTGTTAACACACTTAAATAGTCTATCTCGTCGGGCTGAACTTGGTAACGTTAACTACAGTCAAAATCACAATTGTTTATTAGTTTCTTAATGAAATAATTCATCTTGCCGATAACTGATAAATTGTTTCTTGATAGGAATAACCTTAGTTAGGATCTAAAACTAAATGGTAAATATGCTTAAACCCAATGCCAAAACAGCTTTACTTGTTTTAGCTGATGGAACTACGTATCGCGGTTGGTCTTTTGGCGCAGCAGGAACTGTGGTCGGAGAAGTAGTCTTTAATACGGGTATGACAGGATATCAAGAGGTTTTGACCGATCCCAGCTATTGTGGTCAGATTGTTACTTTTACCTATCCTGAGTTGGGTAACACGGGGGTCAACCCAGCTGATGAAGAATCCGACAACGTTCAGGCTAGAGCAGTGATTGCGCGAAATATTACCTATCGTCCGAGCAATTGGCGTTCTACTCAATCTTTACCAGACTATTTAAAAGCCAGAAATATTCCTGGTATTTATGGCATTGATACGCGATCCCTGACGCGCAAATTAAGAGACTATGGAGCAATTAATGGCGCTGTTTCGACAGAAATTCTCGATCCCCAAAGACTACTAAAGCTTGTGCAGAAAGCCCCAGATATGGCGGGATTAAATTTGGTTAAAGAAGTAACTACAGCCCAAGTTTATCAATGGTCTGAAGAGACAGAATCAGAATGGGAATTTGCTGGGGGTGCTAATCAAGATAATCTTTTAACGGTGGTGGCGATTGATTTTGGCATCAAGCGTAATATTTTGCGTCGTTTAGCCAGCTATGGCTGCAAAGTGATTGTCGTTCCAGCTAATACTCCTAGCGCCGAGATTCTAGCTCATAATCCTGACGGTATTTTTCTGTCTAATGGTCCTGGAGATCCCGCAGCAGTTAAAGAGGGGATTGCCACAACTAAAGAGCTGTTACAGGCAGGTAAGCCGACCTTTGGCATCTGCATGGGTCATCAGATCTTAGGATTATCCCTCGGTGCGGACACGTTCAAGCTCAAGTTTGGACATCGAGGTTTAAACCAACCCGCAGGACTACAAAAGCAAATTGAAATTACTAGTCAAAATCATGGATTTGCGATCGCCGAAAAATCTTTAGGGGCAGATGTGGAAATAACTCACCTGAATCTTAATGATCGAACTGTAGCTGGCCTGTGTCATAAAACCTTGCCTTTTTTCTCTGTACAATATCACCCTGAAGCTAGCCCAGGACCTCATGATGCTGACTATTTATTTGAGAAGTTTGTCAGATTAATGCTGGAAGCAAAAGATTAAAAACATTTATCTTGTAGGGGATGTGGCAATGTCATCCCCCTACGCACTGTAAGCGCGCGAATACCTAGCAAGAGCCTGAAGCGGAAAATATTGTTGATATAAATGGTACTTCAAATAGAAATGACAAGGGAAACCCGTGCCAGTAAACTGAGCCTCGTCCCAAGTTCCATCAGACAGTTGAGTATTAAGTAAGTACTCGATGCCTCTGTCGATTGATACCTGTCCAGCAAACTCAATCCCTTGCATGGCTGCCATAATGCCCAGCAACGCCCAGGCTGTTTGAGATGCGGTGCTAACCCCCGTGCCTTTTAAACTAGCATCGTTATAGCTAGCGCAGGTTTCCCCCCAACCCCCATCAGAATTTTGACAGCTTACTAACCATGCTGCACCCCGATCGATTTGCGCTCGACAACAAATAGGTGCAATCAAGCTTAAGGCGGAGAGTACTCC
The sequence above is a segment of the Coleofasciculaceae cyanobacterium genome. Coding sequences within it:
- a CDS encoding transposase, translated to MSPRKLTEDDKQDILEQYRNSEATTSTLAQSYEVSSSTISRFLKNKLSSTEYEDLIQQKRLARTPRGEKSLQQAESVNQTMPQAKVKQKKARPAIVEDDALLEVTASEKPKINTVSQSEAESKIPRRRRRRSLSEPAVKTVTSEAMEIESTQPVIESTQPVEEPTPAKLVLDHKVSSKSNIEDIPKSDKPSGMTPQRLILKSDRVELEEDEEDDPMNIMILKEMLGEDLEDINDDEDEDEDEDWEEDESALYSNRRSGLRDVQILPLSQALIPRTCYLVIDRSAELIVKPLADFADLGAIPETEVSQRTLPVFDNHSIAKRFSHRRERVIKVPDGRMLQKTSHHLQDKGITRLLIDGQIYSLST
- the carA gene encoding glutamine-hydrolyzing carbamoyl-phosphate synthase small subunit, encoding MLKPNAKTALLVLADGTTYRGWSFGAAGTVVGEVVFNTGMTGYQEVLTDPSYCGQIVTFTYPELGNTGVNPADEESDNVQARAVIARNITYRPSNWRSTQSLPDYLKARNIPGIYGIDTRSLTRKLRDYGAINGAVSTEILDPQRLLKLVQKAPDMAGLNLVKEVTTAQVYQWSEETESEWEFAGGANQDNLLTVVAIDFGIKRNILRRLASYGCKVIVVPANTPSAEILAHNPDGIFLSNGPGDPAAVKEGIATTKELLQAGKPTFGICMGHQILGLSLGADTFKLKFGHRGLNQPAGLQKQIEITSQNHGFAIAEKSLGADVEITHLNLNDRTVAGLCHKTLPFFSVQYHPEASPGPHDADYLFEKFVRLMLEAKD